The following proteins are encoded in a genomic region of [Eubacterium] hominis:
- a CDS encoding HAD-IIB family hydrolase, with protein MTKLSIEKQQISKIKVIVCDLDGTLLNHRKQITEATAQYLIQLQEAGYRLVLASGRFYYELTGYIEQLKMKKFDGYAICANGLEIHRVKDDTMQSFDYLSETEIQDILSYTRNMHITAYANIHQIYHAVCNPWLYYATKAGTFLSKPFSKSNFYPFRLLRETDFQKHQTKTNWPVLAKICFFSSHYKLERFKQTIQHDFPHQYNFYYINRFAIEIVKSNVGKCYAVEHLCKSLSLDLSNVLFFGDSGNDEELLASAGIGITMKNGFYQTKRKARILSYKTNQQEGVLDMLEKLELFDQSN; from the coding sequence ATGACGAAGTTAAGTATAGAGAAACAACAGATATCAAAAATAAAAGTAATTGTATGTGACCTGGATGGCACATTATTAAATCATAGAAAACAAATCACAGAGGCAACAGCACAATACTTGATTCAACTACAAGAAGCAGGTTATCGCTTGGTACTAGCCAGTGGCCGTTTTTATTATGAGTTAACTGGTTATATTGAACAATTAAAGATGAAAAAATTTGATGGTTATGCGATATGTGCGAATGGTTTAGAAATTCATCGTGTAAAAGATGATACCATGCAATCATTTGATTATTTATCTGAAACAGAAATACAGGATATTTTATCTTATACCAGAAATATGCATATCACAGCTTATGCAAATATTCATCAAATCTATCATGCTGTTTGTAATCCATGGCTGTATTATGCGACAAAAGCAGGCACGTTTTTATCAAAGCCTTTCTCTAAAAGCAATTTCTATCCTTTTCGTTTGTTAAGAGAAACAGATTTTCAAAAACATCAGACGAAAACAAATTGGCCAGTTTTAGCGAAAATATGCTTTTTTTCTTCCCACTATAAACTTGAGCGTTTTAAACAGACGATACAACATGATTTCCCTCACCAGTATAATTTCTATTATATCAACCGTTTTGCGATTGAAATTGTGAAATCCAATGTTGGAAAATGTTATGCTGTGGAACATTTATGTAAATCTTTATCTTTAGATCTATCTAATGTCTTATTTTTTGGTGACAGTGGAAATGATGAAGAACTGTTAGCTAGTGCTGGTATTGGAATTACGATGAAAAACGGTTTCTATCAAACGAAAAGAAAAGCACGCATCCTGTCATATAAAACCAATCAACAGGAAGGCGTGCTGGATATGTTGGAAAAGTTAGAATTATTTGATCAATCCAATTAA
- a CDS encoding D-alanyl-D-alanine carboxypeptidase produces the protein MKYIKILTFCFLLACLGFYVVSAKDIDRIGQKLFQKEPEENKQLENDELNIDVNSRFAILVEQDSGRVLYTKQAKKRIHPASLTKIMTVYLALQSITDENKMVQVPADIFPKLEVENASIAGFQPNENVRIKDLLYGALLPSGADACITLAQTIDGSEDAFVKRMNDIAKQLGMHDTHFTNCTGLDDDQHYSSVYDLQLLLREALKNDAFAEIFHTKSYVVEGDHVNPTGFTMYGTMWQTMEVHNLYSDFLLGGKTGYTPDAGLCLASQGSVNGTQYLLITAGADGDAETEPYHILDAIKVYEKVKKES, from the coding sequence ATGAAATATATAAAAATTTTAACATTTTGTTTCCTACTGGCATGTTTAGGCTTTTATGTGGTAAGCGCAAAGGATATCGACAGGATAGGACAAAAACTGTTTCAAAAGGAGCCTGAAGAAAATAAGCAGCTAGAAAATGATGAATTAAACATAGATGTAAACAGCAGATTTGCGATTCTTGTGGAACAGGATAGTGGTAGGGTGTTGTATACAAAACAGGCAAAAAAACGGATACATCCAGCTTCTCTGACAAAAATAATGACCGTGTATCTTGCATTACAATCGATCACAGACGAAAATAAGATGGTTCAGGTTCCAGCAGATATATTCCCAAAATTAGAGGTTGAAAATGCATCAATAGCTGGGTTTCAACCAAATGAAAATGTGCGAATCAAGGATTTATTATATGGCGCATTATTACCAAGTGGGGCAGATGCCTGTATCACATTAGCCCAAACAATCGATGGTAGTGAAGATGCATTTGTGAAACGCATGAATGACATCGCAAAGCAGCTAGGTATGCATGATACCCACTTTACTAATTGTACTGGTTTAGATGATGATCAGCATTACAGCAGTGTATATGATCTTCAATTATTATTACGTGAGGCTTTAAAAAATGATGCCTTTGCGGAAATATTTCATACAAAATCTTATGTTGTGGAAGGTGATCATGTTAATCCAACAGGATTCACAATGTATGGTACCATGTGGCAGACCATGGAAGTTCATAATTTATATTCAGATTTCTTGCTGGGTGGAAAGACTGGTTATACACCAGATGCAGGATTGTGTCTTGCTTCGCAGGGAAGTGTCAATGGAACACAGTATTTATTAATTACCGCAGGTGCAGATGGCGATGCGGAAACAGAACCTTATCATATATTGGATGCGATAAAGGTGTATGAAAAAGTAAAAAAGGAATCATAA
- a CDS encoding 8-oxo-dGTP diphosphatase, protein MRSEKARITNLCMVYDNAGNVLVQERIKKDWPGITFPGGHVEYLESFHDAVVREVKEETGLDIKHPKLCGVKQFQTKEDERYIVFLYKTNEFSGELCDSSEGHVFWVKRSELLNYPLSEDFDELLKVFEDDELSEFYYNTENDWKINLY, encoded by the coding sequence ATGAGAAGTGAAAAAGCACGTATTACCAATCTTTGCATGGTTTATGATAATGCTGGAAATGTACTTGTACAAGAACGAATTAAAAAAGACTGGCCGGGAATTACGTTTCCAGGCGGGCATGTAGAATATTTAGAGTCATTTCATGATGCTGTTGTACGTGAAGTAAAAGAAGAAACTGGCCTGGATATTAAACACCCAAAATTATGTGGTGTGAAACAGTTTCAGACCAAGGAAGATGAACGATATATCGTGTTTCTATATAAAACCAATGAGTTCTCTGGAGAGCTATGTGATTCATCAGAAGGACATGTGTTTTGGGTGAAACGCTCAGAGTTGTTGAATTATCCATTATCTGAAGATTTTGACGAATTATTAAAAGTCTTTGAAGATGATGAATTAAGTGAATTTTATTATAATACAGAAAATGACTGGAAGATAAACTTATATTAA
- a CDS encoding HAMP domain-containing histidine kinase, with amino-acid sequence MIKYRKQIVISLFVIVIVWYLLDKLSNGFVLDYIANNFTNVYEYTDAQGILHQVSKPDWENIKFYTLILTALLTAGCVYLIKYNADKKSKSDKADLIHQLEMELTAFRDGKEYLQMSEELAPIDSLLMQIRNKEDKQIQTIEKQTQQKNDLISYLAHDMKTPLASVIGYLSLLHDVKDIPKEQNDAYIQIALDKANRLESLIDEFFDITRFNLHDIVISRGKIQMRFLFEQLREQFYPIMLKQHKEIILDMPEDLVYYGDGDKLARAFNNILKNAISYSYEETKIFIECHQDEHTLTLYFHNQGDEIPKQKLDMIFEKFYRLDKARSTNSGGAGLGLAIAKEIVEAHDGTIRAESSMKETVFIVTLPMKI; translated from the coding sequence ATGATAAAATATAGAAAACAAATCGTGATTAGTTTATTTGTTATTGTCATTGTATGGTATTTATTAGATAAATTATCTAATGGCTTTGTCCTTGATTATATCGCAAACAATTTCACAAATGTATATGAGTACACTGATGCACAGGGAATCTTGCATCAGGTCAGTAAGCCTGATTGGGAAAACATAAAATTTTATACATTGATACTTACAGCATTATTGACAGCAGGATGCGTTTATTTGATTAAATATAACGCTGATAAGAAATCAAAGAGTGATAAAGCAGACCTTATCCATCAATTAGAAATGGAACTAACCGCTTTTCGGGATGGCAAAGAATATCTACAAATGTCAGAAGAACTTGCGCCAATTGACTCTTTATTAATGCAGATACGCAATAAAGAAGATAAGCAGATTCAAACAATTGAAAAACAGACCCAGCAAAAAAATGATTTGATTTCATATCTTGCACACGATATGAAAACACCACTTGCTTCAGTGATTGGATATCTCAGCCTGCTTCACGATGTGAAAGATATCCCCAAAGAACAAAATGATGCATATATTCAGATTGCCCTTGATAAGGCAAATCGATTGGAATCTTTAATTGATGAATTTTTTGATATCACAAGATTCAATCTTCATGATATCGTGATTTCTCGTGGAAAGATCCAAATGCGATTCTTATTTGAGCAATTACGAGAACAGTTCTATCCAATCATGTTGAAACAGCATAAAGAAATTATATTGGATATGCCAGAGGATCTTGTTTATTATGGCGATGGTGACAAATTGGCGAGAGCATTCAATAACATTTTGAAAAATGCGATATCGTATAGTTATGAAGAAACAAAGATATTTATAGAGTGCCATCAGGATGAACATACATTGACGTTGTATTTCCATAACCAGGGAGATGAAATTCCTAAACAGAAACTGGATATGATATTTGAGAAATTCTATCGATTAGATAAGGCACGTTCCACAAATTCTGGTGGTGCTGGATTAGGTCTAGCTATCGCAAAAGAGATCGTTGAAGCCCATGATGGAACCATACGTGCAGAAAGCAGTATGAAAGAAACAGTGTTTATCGTGACATTACCAATGAAGATTTAG
- the vanR gene encoding VanR-ABDEGLN family response regulator transcription factor → MKILIVDDEKEIANLVTIYLSNEGYEIDVFYDGKSAMEAIKKQKYDLAILDVMLPDIDGFTICKNIRETYTYPIIMLTAKEADIDKINGLMIGADDYVTKPFQPLELVARVKAQLRRYIRYNTSKKDINEVTYSGLYLDLEHHICKVNEQKVNLTPIEFSLLWYLTSHQGKVVSAKELYEAIWKEEYLTSSNNTLMVHIRHIRDKMKDDAEHPKYIKNVWGVGYKIGD, encoded by the coding sequence ATGAAAATATTAATTGTTGATGATGAAAAAGAAATCGCAAATTTAGTAACCATCTATTTATCAAATGAAGGATATGAAATAGATGTTTTTTATGATGGCAAAAGTGCCATGGAAGCAATCAAAAAACAAAAGTATGATTTAGCGATACTGGATGTTATGTTGCCAGATATCGACGGGTTTACGATATGTAAGAATATCAGAGAAACATATACATATCCAATCATTATGTTGACCGCAAAAGAAGCCGATATTGATAAAATTAATGGTCTGATGATTGGCGCGGATGATTATGTCACAAAACCATTTCAGCCGCTGGAATTAGTGGCACGTGTGAAAGCACAGCTGCGAAGATATATTCGATACAATACCAGTAAAAAAGATATTAATGAAGTGACTTATTCAGGATTATATCTTGATTTAGAACATCATATATGTAAGGTAAATGAACAAAAAGTAAATCTAACACCGATTGAATTTTCTTTATTATGGTATTTAACTTCCCATCAGGGAAAAGTTGTCAGCGCAAAAGAATTATATGAAGCTATCTGGAAAGAAGAATATCTAACATCCAGCAATAATACTTTGATGGTTCATATTCGTCATATTCGTGACAAAATGAAAGATGATGCCGAGCATCCTAAATATATCAAAAATGTTTGGGGTGTTGGCTATAAAATCGGTGATTAA
- a CDS encoding sensor histidine kinase, translating to MKKPVSIKWKIFASLVFFIAIVIVVLWLFQVFFLENFYMSIKSNAVKKAASQINEIITSDKDTDKIQTIAKENDFCIEIYENNENEIGKLNQVYPQSQEDLRCRIKNIQQSADYIIALQEDVVRTGEMASQMVNHTNQDRGWKAEDVLLWNPVLQNGINKKPLIIQSRVFNNMTYISVLPSKNKTLKTVIIDAQLTPVNATIDTIKAQFIMIAIILILVAIGLALYLSKKIATPIIHINERAKVLATGKYDVGFKGKGYLEVEELSDTLNYAANELSKVDNLRKELIANTSHDLRTPLTMIAGYGEVMRDIPGENTPENVQIIIDETKRLTALVNDMLDLSKLQSGAMHINRMPFNITQEIERIILRYDRLLINQEVDILFEHDADVEVNGDIVKLGQVIYNLINNAINYCGKDHKVIVKQICKDQHVRIEFIDHGEGIEEEQLPYIWERYYKVDKTHVRSKVGSGLGLSIVKAILELHEAEYGVSSKLHEGTVFWFSLPIYKD from the coding sequence ATGAAAAAGCCTGTTTCTATAAAATGGAAAATATTTGCATCCTTGGTGTTTTTCATTGCGATTGTTATTGTCGTACTATGGCTGTTTCAGGTGTTCTTTTTAGAAAATTTTTATATGTCTATCAAAAGTAATGCAGTTAAAAAAGCTGCCAGCCAAATTAATGAAATCATTACATCAGATAAGGATACAGATAAAATCCAGACAATCGCAAAAGAAAATGATTTTTGTATTGAAATATATGAAAATAACGAAAATGAAATTGGTAAATTAAATCAAGTATATCCACAGAGTCAGGAAGATCTGCGGTGTCGTATAAAAAACATTCAACAAAGTGCTGATTATATCATTGCACTTCAAGAGGATGTTGTGCGTACAGGGGAAATGGCATCTCAGATGGTGAATCATACAAACCAAGATCGAGGATGGAAAGCAGAAGATGTCTTGTTATGGAATCCTGTCCTGCAAAATGGTATCAATAAAAAACCATTGATTATTCAAAGCCGGGTTTTTAATAATATGACATATATTAGTGTACTGCCATCTAAAAATAAAACCTTAAAAACCGTTATCATAGATGCCCAGCTTACTCCTGTTAATGCTACTATTGATACAATCAAGGCACAATTTATCATGATTGCGATTATATTAATTTTGGTTGCCATAGGTTTAGCATTATACTTATCCAAGAAAATCGCAACACCAATTATTCATATCAATGAACGTGCAAAAGTACTTGCGACAGGAAAGTATGATGTGGGATTTAAAGGAAAAGGTTATTTAGAAGTTGAAGAACTAAGTGATACGTTGAACTATGCGGCAAATGAACTTAGCAAGGTAGATAATTTAAGGAAAGAATTAATCGCAAATACCAGTCATGATTTACGAACACCACTAACGATGATTGCAGGATATGGAGAAGTTATGAGAGATATTCCTGGAGAAAACACACCAGAAAATGTACAGATTATCATTGATGAAACCAAGCGATTAACTGCTCTTGTTAATGATATGCTGGACTTATCAAAGCTTCAATCAGGTGCCATGCATATCAACCGCATGCCTTTCAATATTACCCAGGAAATAGAACGAATCATTTTACGTTATGACAGGTTGTTGATAAATCAGGAAGTAGACATACTTTTTGAACATGATGCAGATGTTGAAGTGAATGGTGATATCGTAAAACTTGGACAGGTCATTTATAATCTTATCAATAATGCAATCAATTACTGTGGTAAGGATCATAAAGTCATTGTCAAACAGATTTGTAAAGACCAACATGTTCGTATAGAATTTATTGATCATGGAGAAGGAATTGAAGAGGAACAGCTGCCATATATCTGGGAACGTTATTATAAGGTAGATAAAACACATGTTCGCTCTAAAGTAGGCAGTGGTCTTGGCTTGAGTATCGTAAAAGCTATTTTAGAACTTCATGAAGCAGAATATGGTGTAAGCAGTAAGTTACATGAGGGTACAGTTTTCTGGTTCTCATTACCAATTTATAAAGATTAG
- a CDS encoding response regulator transcription factor, whose translation MSKLLVVDDEERIRSIIRKYGEFEGHEIDEAGDGMEAIRICQNHTYDLIIMDIMMPNLDGFSACKEIRKITDIPVIMLSARGEEYDRIHGFELGIDDYVVKPFSPKELMMRVSAILNRYHKDQNTNREVYEQAGLKIDFTGRKVFIHQKEIDLSPKEYELLFYLVRNEGIALTREQLIHDVWGYDFYGDDRTLDTHIKLLRKSLQEFSKWIITLRGVGYRFEKAK comes from the coding sequence ATGAGTAAACTTTTGGTTGTGGATGATGAAGAACGTATCCGTTCTATTATTCGTAAATATGGAGAATTTGAGGGACATGAAATAGATGAAGCAGGCGATGGGATGGAAGCGATTCGTATCTGTCAGAATCATACATATGATTTAATTATCATGGATATCATGATGCCAAATCTGGATGGTTTTTCTGCCTGCAAAGAAATCAGAAAAATTACAGATATACCTGTGATCATGTTATCAGCACGTGGAGAAGAATATGATCGTATCCATGGCTTTGAACTTGGTATCGATGATTATGTGGTAAAACCATTTTCTCCAAAAGAGCTGATGATGCGTGTATCCGCAATTTTAAATCGTTATCATAAAGATCAAAATACAAATAGAGAAGTATATGAACAGGCAGGATTAAAGATTGACTTTACAGGTAGAAAGGTTTTTATCCACCAAAAAGAAATTGATTTATCTCCTAAAGAATATGAATTATTATTTTATCTGGTACGCAATGAGGGAATTGCCCTTACAAGGGAACAGCTGATACACGATGTATGGGGATATGATTTCTATGGGGATGATCGTACCTTGGATACCCATATTAAACTTTTAAGGAAAAGCCTTCAAGAATTTAGTAAGTGGATTATTACACTTCGTGGGGTAGGTTATCGTTTTGAAAAAGCAAAATAG
- a CDS encoding GNAT family N-acetyltransferase has protein sequence MDLEKNIVLYADMLECERKNQPIYYEDEHALCIQDTYNQMLYCASDNKKSAKRMVEAMPESFSMIVAHDMYTDQYIKERFHIACTLECYHTMYIGKEKPVVILPEGYTMRLLDEHYLPEVMSLYSMEDCNDEAYLRPCLEDGMAGVFQNDILCGFMGVHEKSSMGILEIKPEYRRQGLAVALIHQIVGMQMDRGRIPYGEIVKDNIASIKLQEKAGLVVSKELTYWYFP, from the coding sequence ATGGATTTAGAAAAGAATATTGTTTTATATGCAGATATGCTGGAATGTGAAAGGAAAAATCAGCCAATATACTATGAAGATGAACACGCATTATGTATTCAGGATACGTATAATCAAATGTTATATTGTGCAAGCGACAACAAGAAAAGTGCTAAACGTATGGTGGAAGCGATGCCTGAAAGTTTTTCTATGATTGTGGCACATGATATGTATACAGATCAATATATAAAAGAACGTTTTCATATAGCGTGTACCTTAGAATGCTACCATACAATGTATATTGGAAAAGAGAAGCCAGTTGTGATATTGCCTGAAGGCTATACCATGCGTTTACTTGATGAACACTATTTACCAGAAGTAATGTCTTTATATTCCATGGAAGATTGTAACGATGAAGCATATCTGCGACCATGTTTAGAAGATGGAATGGCTGGTGTTTTTCAAAATGATATCCTTTGTGGATTTATGGGGGTTCATGAAAAAAGTTCTATGGGAATCTTAGAAATAAAGCCAGAATATCGTCGTCAGGGACTAGCGGTTGCGCTTATCCATCAGATAGTAGGAATGCAAATGGATAGAGGAAGAATACCTTATGGGGAAATTGTGAAAGATAACATCGCAAGTATCAAGCTTCAGGAAAAAGCAGGTTTGGTGGTAAGTAAAGAGTTAACATATTGGTATTTCCCATAA
- the rsmI gene encoding 16S rRNA (cytidine(1402)-2'-O)-methyltransferase: MIRQKSFDNDRPTLYVVATPIGNLDEMTPRAVEILENVDVIAAEDTRNTLKLLSHFHIKTRLISHHQHNETQSTNGLLDLLEKGNDIALVSDAGYPLISDPGGVAAKKIMDAGFNVVPVSGCNAMLDALVGSGLNTQHFMFYGFLQSSEKGRTSELCDLKYFPYTMVFYEAPHRIEKCLRTMLEVFGDRQICLARELTKKHEEFIRGTIEEVLEIVDDLKGEMVIVVEGSQDIKDDREDAAVPLVHEQIKQYIDGGLTTNEAIKRVAKERGLSRNDVYKEYHELS; the protein is encoded by the coding sequence ATGATACGCCAAAAAAGTTTTGATAATGACAGACCAACGTTATATGTTGTCGCAACGCCCATTGGAAATTTAGATGAAATGACACCAAGAGCTGTTGAAATCTTAGAGAATGTGGATGTGATTGCGGCAGAAGATACTAGAAATACATTGAAACTATTATCACATTTCCATATCAAAACACGTTTGATTTCTCATCATCAACATAATGAAACACAAAGTACAAATGGATTACTGGATTTATTGGAAAAAGGGAATGATATTGCTTTGGTAAGTGATGCAGGATATCCTTTGATATCTGATCCAGGTGGAGTAGCTGCAAAGAAAATTATGGATGCGGGATTTAATGTCGTGCCAGTTTCCGGCTGCAATGCTATGTTGGATGCACTTGTTGGCTCTGGTTTAAATACACAGCATTTTATGTTTTACGGTTTTCTTCAATCATCAGAAAAAGGTAGAACTTCAGAACTTTGTGATTTGAAATATTTTCCATATACAATGGTATTTTATGAAGCACCACATCGTATTGAAAAATGTCTGAGAACCATGTTAGAGGTATTTGGTGATCGCCAAATATGTCTTGCAAGAGAATTAACAAAGAAACATGAAGAATTTATTCGTGGCACTATTGAAGAAGTTTTAGAAATTGTGGATGATTTGAAAGGCGAAATGGTGATTGTTGTAGAAGGCAGTCAGGATATCAAAGATGATAGAGAAGATGCTGCAGTACCTTTGGTACATGAACAGATCAAGCAATATATCGATGGGGGATTGACAACGAATGAAGCAATCAAAAGAGTAGCCAAAGAACGTGGATTATCACGTAATGATGTCTACAAAGAATATCACGAACTAAGTTAA
- a CDS encoding stage 0 sporulation protein: protein MQNVKNEHKNDAVKQENKSFKTEDKFHKDDRNYRDDKLHKNDINHKKDEQKPSRTYKYLAFVSFKESKKVYSFGSDQNDFHVGDDVVVETVRGLELGKIVKESEAFIPNGMEIKPIIRKATPKDLKNAEVNVEKAKKALVTCNECIHKLGLDMNLIEAEYTLDCSKIIFVYVADERVDFRELLKELAAIFKCRIELRQIGPRNKSKIVGGLGSCGMETCCSRFLNDFDVVSINMAKNQLLALNIQKLSGQCGKLMCCLKFEDDQYKKLREGLPKLNSQIEYKGSRYRITSMNVLLQQVKIENKEDVQFLTFKELWPDIDFKDR, encoded by the coding sequence ATGCAGAATGTAAAAAATGAGCATAAAAATGATGCTGTCAAACAAGAAAACAAGTCATTTAAGACTGAAGATAAGTTTCATAAAGATGACAGAAATTATCGTGATGATAAATTACATAAAAATGATATCAATCATAAAAAAGATGAACAAAAACCATCAAGAACCTATAAGTATCTAGCTTTTGTATCATTCAAAGAAAGTAAAAAGGTATATTCCTTTGGAAGTGATCAAAACGACTTTCATGTAGGTGATGATGTTGTTGTGGAAACCGTTCGTGGTTTAGAGCTTGGTAAGATTGTTAAAGAAAGCGAAGCATTCATACCGAATGGAATGGAAATCAAACCAATTATCCGAAAAGCAACTCCAAAAGATTTAAAGAATGCTGAAGTAAATGTTGAAAAAGCTAAAAAGGCTTTGGTTACATGTAATGAATGTATTCATAAATTAGGTTTAGATATGAATCTGATTGAGGCTGAATATACATTAGATTGTAGTAAAATTATCTTTGTATATGTCGCAGATGAACGTGTAGATTTCCGTGAGCTATTAAAGGAATTAGCCGCAATCTTTAAATGTCGTATTGAGCTACGCCAGATTGGACCTAGAAACAAATCAAAAATCGTTGGTGGATTAGGCAGCTGTGGAATGGAAACATGTTGTTCAAGATTCTTAAATGATTTTGATGTAGTATCCATCAATATGGCAAAAAACCAGTTATTGGCATTAAATATTCAAAAACTAAGCGGTCAGTGTGGCAAACTGATGTGTTGTTTAAAATTTGAAGATGATCAATACAAAAAGTTGCGAGAAGGGCTTCCTAAATTAAATTCACAGATAGAATATAAAGGCAGCCGCTATCGAATTACCAGTATGAATGTATTACTTCAACAGGTAAAGATTGAAAATAAAGAAGATGTACAATTCTTAACATTTAAAGAATTATGGCCAGATATTGATTTCAAAGATCGGTAG
- a CDS encoding DNA polymerase III subunit delta, with protein MFKEQLEQQQPVVYHTLKNALENDKLAHAYMFSGPSGTPKKQTAYLLAQSLVCNEKGFACETCDTCQRVLHNEYADMIYIDGTTTSIKKDDIIKLQEAFNKTGLEEKGKKIYILDHAENATPDALNSLLKFLEEPSNDMIAVLIVEQLERVLPTIISRCQNIPFIPLSSEQCYEAVKKDMGELDAYLLSHMIRNKDAIMEAYESEDYQHALYVFKGVIDQYLIDPYGALLFLQVEGFPAKQKKYGKVSFGYVLDMLSLFFKDCMKHKQVPDPWYQEHMKRMIDKHINDIAIMQVLMDTRDKLLRTSINLQLLIDDMIYQMKEVS; from the coding sequence ATGTTTAAAGAACAGCTAGAACAACAGCAGCCAGTTGTTTACCATACATTAAAAAATGCTTTAGAAAATGATAAACTGGCACATGCCTACATGTTTTCTGGGCCAAGTGGTACGCCTAAAAAACAGACAGCTTATCTTCTAGCACAAAGTCTTGTCTGTAATGAAAAAGGATTTGCTTGTGAAACCTGTGATACCTGTCAAAGAGTTTTGCATAATGAATATGCAGATATGATTTATATAGATGGCACAACGACATCAATTAAAAAGGATGATATTATCAAGCTGCAGGAAGCATTTAATAAAACTGGCCTGGAAGAAAAAGGTAAAAAAATCTATATTCTGGATCATGCTGAAAATGCAACACCTGATGCATTAAACTCCTTATTGAAATTTCTTGAGGAGCCAAGCAACGATATGATTGCAGTTTTGATAGTCGAACAATTGGAACGTGTTCTTCCAACCATCATCTCCCGATGCCAGAATATTCCATTCATTCCTTTAAGTAGTGAACAATGCTATGAAGCAGTGAAAAAGGATATGGGGGAATTAGATGCATATTTATTAAGTCATATGATAAGAAATAAAGATGCGATTATGGAAGCATATGAGAGTGAAGATTATCAACATGCCTTATATGTATTTAAAGGTGTAATTGATCAATATCTGATAGATCCATATGGTGCATTGTTATTCTTACAGGTAGAAGGATTTCCTGCAAAACAGAAAAAGTATGGAAAAGTATCTTTTGGATACGTTCTAGATATGCTGTCTTTATTCTTTAAGGATTGTATGAAGCATAAACAGGTACCAGATCCATGGTATCAAGAACATATGAAGCGAATGATAGATAAACATATCAATGATATCGCAATCATGCAGGTGTTAATGGACACAAGAGATAAACTACTTCGGACATCCATTAATCTGCAGCTGTTAATTGATGATATGATTTATCAAATGAAAGAGGTGAGCTGA
- a CDS encoding dTMP kinase, whose translation MQKGLFITFEGNDGSGKTTISQMAYEKLKEAGYPVIYTREPGGIDIAEQIRKVILDPKNTAMDARCEALLYAASRRQHLVEKVLPALDEKKIVLCDRFVDSSLVYQGIARGIGVDEVMQINEFAIEGHMPDATIFLDVDLETGLARVANRGNMDRLDAEGMAFHEMVAKGYATIKEKYADRMHIVDANKEMDDVLTQTITTLLEIITPYV comes from the coding sequence ATGCAAAAAGGTCTTTTTATAACATTTGAAGGAAATGATGGCAGTGGGAAAACAACAATTTCTCAAATGGCATACGAAAAATTAAAAGAAGCCGGTTATCCTGTGATATATACAAGAGAACCTGGTGGAATTGATATCGCAGAACAGATACGCAAAGTAATACTTGATCCTAAGAATACCGCAATGGATGCACGTTGTGAGGCATTATTATATGCCGCAAGTAGACGACAGCATTTGGTAGAAAAAGTATTGCCTGCCCTTGATGAAAAGAAAATCGTACTATGTGATCGATTTGTGGACAGTTCACTGGTTTATCAGGGAATTGCTCGAGGGATTGGTGTAGATGAAGTTATGCAAATCAATGAATTTGCGATTGAAGGTCATATGCCAGACGCCACAATCTTTTTAGATGTTGATTTAGAAACAGGCTTGGCGCGTGTTGCAAATCGAGGAAATATGGATCGCTTAGATGCAGAAGGCATGGCATTTCATGAAATGGTTGCGAAAGGATATGCGACGATCAAAGAAAAATATGCGGATCGTATGCATATAGTAGATGCAAATAAAGAAATGGATGATGTACTGACACAAACCATAACCACATTATTGGAGATCATAACACCTTATGTTTAA